Proteins encoded together in one Ochotona princeps isolate mOchPri1 chromosome 20, mOchPri1.hap1, whole genome shotgun sequence window:
- the LOC131482760 gene encoding zinc finger protein 501-like, protein MAFEKKDTFNVPENNLQNGENLIQHDKTHICQQSFEHSEETESGKKMFLMCEKDYTKDSCTEPLGKVGETIHVEKQIFQNDPCFGKYQQTQSGEKLQEHFSSEKSLIYRSDLKVNEITQTAQSHYICWYCDNIFSSKSCITIRQRIDTGENYYVCNECEDIFYQKSELTGGQIFHTTEKPYECSELEKAIYQQLSLIGHQKIDTGEKPYECPGCGKTFSRKSNLIMHWRTHTGEKPYECGECGRTFAKQSGLIIHQRTHTGEKPYKCTECGKAFISQSDLIRHQRIHTGEKPYECVECGKAFSQKSQLSLHQRIHTGEKPYECSECGKAFICQSGLTIHQRTHTGEKPYECDECGKAFNNQSGLIRHWRSHTGEKPYECIECERAFSNQADLIKHHRTHTGEKPYECSECGKAFTNQSGLARHQRTHTGEKPYQCSECQKAFASQSGLIRHQKVHTEKTLMNIVNM, encoded by the coding sequence ATGGCATTTGAGAAAAAGGATACCtttaatgtccctgagaacaacctcCAGAATGGGGAAAATCTCATTCAGCATGACAAGACACACATTTGTCAGCAGTCTTTTGAGCACAGTGAGGAAACAGAAAGCGGGAAGAAAATGTTCCTTATGTGCGAGAAAGATTATACCAAAGACTCATGTACTGAGCCACTTGGCAAAGTGGGAGAAACAATTCATGTTGAAAAGCAAATATTCCAAAACGATCCTTGCTTTGGTAAATATCAGCAAACACAATCAGGAGAGAAACTCCAAGAACATTTCAGCAGTGAGAAATCTCTTATTTATAGATCTGATCTTAAGGTAAATGAGATAACCCAAACAGCACAAAGTCACTATATATGCTGGTACTGTGATAACATTTTTAGCAGTAAATCTTGCATTACCATCAGACAGAGAATTGACACAGGAGAAAATTACTATGTGTGCAATGAATGTGAAGACATTTTttaccagaagtcagaactcacagGAGGTCAGATCTTTCACACTACAGAGAAGCCATATGAATGCAGTGAACTTGAAAAAGCCATTTACCAGCAGTTATCTCTCATTGGACATCAAAAAAttgacacaggggaaaaaccttatgaatgtccTGGGTGTGGAAAAACATTTTCTCGTAAGTCAAATTTAATCATGCACTGGAGaacccacactggggaaaaaccttatgaatgtggTGAATGTGGAAGAACCTTTGCCAAACAGTCAGGTCTCATTATACATCAGAGaacccacactggggaaaaaccttacaaATGTACTGAGTGTGGAAAAGCGTTTATCAGCCAGTCAgatctcattagacatcagagaatccacacaggggaaaaaccttatgagtgtgttgaatgtggaaaagctttttctcagaaatcacaactaagcttacatcagagaatccacacaggggaaaaaccttatgaatgcagtgagtgtggaaaagcctttataTGCCAGTCAGGTCTCACTATACATCAGAGaacacacacaggggaaaaaccttatgaatgtgaTGAGTGTGGAAAGGCCTTCAACAACCAGTCAGGTCTCATTAGACATTGGAGAagccacacaggggaaaaaccttatgagtgtATTGAGTGTGAAAGAGCCTTTTCCAATCAGGCAGATCTCATTAAACATCACAGaacccacacaggggaaaaaccttatgaatgtagtgagtgtggaaaagcctttaccAACCAGTCAGGCCTCGCTAGACATCAGAGaacccacactggggaaaaaccttatcaaTGTAGTGAGTGTCAAAAAGCCTTTGCCAGCCAGTCAggtctcattagacatcagaaagTCCACACCGAGAAAACCCTTATGAATATAGTGAATATGTAA